From Oncorhynchus mykiss isolate Arlee chromosome 25, USDA_OmykA_1.1, whole genome shotgun sequence, a single genomic window includes:
- the six6a gene encoding homeobox protein SIX6a, whose translation MFQLPILNFSPQQVAGVCETLEESGDIERLGRFLWSLPVAPAACEVLNKNESVLRARAIVAYHTGNFRELYHILENHKFTKESHTKLQALWLEAHYQEAEKLRGRPLGPVDKYRVRKKFPLPRTIWDGEQKTHCFKERTRHLLREWYLQDPYPNPSKKRELAQATGLTPTQVGNWFKNRRQRDRAAAAKNRLQQGLSQGSVRSLADDDGTVDRLGPASSPEASLSSKAATSAISITSSDSECDI comes from the exons ATGTTTCAGCTGCCTATCTTAAATTTTAGCCCCCAGCAGGTTGCGGGGGTTTGCGAGACCCTGGAAGAGAGCGGGGACATTGAGCGCCTAGGTCGCTTCCTCTGGTCTCTGCCCGTTGCCCCGGCAGCCTGCGAAGTCCTCAACAAGAATGAGTCGGTGCTTAGGGCGCGGGCAATCGTGGCCTACCACACCGGGAATTTCCGAGAACTTTACCACATCCTGGAGAACCACAAGTTCACCAAAGAGTCTCACACTAAACTACAGGCCCTGTGGCTGGAGGCGCATTACCAAGAGGCAGAGAAGCTGCGGGGCCGCCCGCTAGGGCCTGTGGACAAATACAGGGTGCGGAAGAAGTTCCCTCTGCCCAGAACGATATGGGACGGAGAGCAAAAGACCCACTGCTTCAAGGAGAGAACCCGACATTTGCTACGCGAATGGTACTTGCAGGACCCTTACCCGAACCCGAGCAAAAAAAGGGAGCTCGCACAGGCTACTGGACTTACTCCCACACAAGTCGGAAACTGGTTCAAAAATCGTAGACAAAGGGATAGAGCGGCGGCTGCGAAAAATAG GCTACAGCAAGGGTTGTCCCAAGGCTCGGTTCGGTCTTTGGCTGATGATGATGGAACCGTCGATCGACTCGGTCCCGCCTCCAGCCCCGAGGCAAGTTTGTCGAGCAAAGCCGCCACCTCGGCTATCTCTATCACTTCCAGCGACAGCGAATGTGACATCTAA